A genomic stretch from Chitinophaga agri includes:
- a CDS encoding HEAT repeat domain-containing protein: MKKLHALKDPILASLLFSVACLPACKQDSGPADKQIKRMDATLTAHLADSIGTIVKPELAEGLSLTLWGIDSLVVSPVAIDVDDQGRIYYTTTDRQKHSEFDIRGHRDWEIPSISLQTVEDRRAFLHKELSPENSKKNEWLEDLNHDGSHDWRDLTIEKELVYRLDDVSGDGVADQAQLVVNDFHDEVTDVGGGVLSDGDDLYFAVAPDLWRLRDKNHDGIADEKTSISHGYAVHVGFSGHGMSGVEMGPDGRIYWQIGDIGFNGKGPDGKEWSFPNSGVLARSNPDGSDFEIFAHGIRNTHEFAFDEYGNIISEDNDGDHPGEKERLVYLVNGSDQGWRANWQYGKYNDPDNNTYKVWMDEKMYLPRFEGQAAYITPCISNFVSGPAGFVYNPGTALGPAYKNTFFVAEFVGNPSNSGVHAFKLNPKGASFELGEHKKVLGGILATGIDFGPDGALYVADWIDGWGTHNYGRIWKLDDKTGAASAERKNTKALLAADFSSRKEDDLAALLSNPDMRVRMKAQFELVKRKDKGVPLFEQALKQTDHQLARVHAIWGLSQLARQDKKYAKVLLPLLQDSDPEIRAQAAKWLGDIRYKEAGPALVPILKDTASRARFFAAEALGRIAYAPAVQPLIAFLEANNDVDAYQRHAGALALSRIGQPAPLVALANSPSRALRIAAVVALRRMSHPGLAAFVNDKDEFVATEAARAINDDLSVKDALPALANLLVTTSFKNEALIRRAINANLRLGTDSALHNLVTYAQQTGSPAAMRAEAIDALSVWAKPSVLDRVDGRLRGEIKRNAAPAVSLSTSPLIALLKDKELPVRISAAKAIAKLQIKQAGAALLAGVKADKDADMRVASLRALVDLQDAGVEQGITLALSDREKTVRVAGLDMLGKLHISEGVMVNLLMGVIANKTAEEKQAALLTLGKLPAQYTEKPLGELLTKMSTGKLDPDIYLELGEAIDSSRSATLIAQYKAVNSKMSPDDLMASYNSCLQGGDPGRGRHIFFDNQNSQCMRCHSYDDKGGNAGPRLNGVASRITREQILQALISPSARLAPGFGMVTLDLKDGKKVTGILQGETKSSLTIKEGQTERTIPADQITNKKYAQSSMPDMKLLLSKKEIRDVVSFLAEQKTDN, from the coding sequence ATGAAAAAACTGCATGCTTTAAAAGATCCAATTCTGGCATCACTGCTCTTTTCTGTGGCTTGCCTGCCTGCCTGTAAACAGGACAGTGGCCCGGCGGACAAACAGATCAAAAGAATGGACGCTACGCTGACAGCCCATCTGGCAGACTCTATTGGCACTATCGTGAAACCTGAACTGGCTGAAGGGCTGTCGCTCACACTGTGGGGTATCGACTCTCTCGTGGTCTCTCCTGTCGCCATCGATGTAGACGATCAGGGAAGGATCTATTACACCACCACAGACCGGCAGAAGCATTCTGAGTTTGACATACGCGGACACCGGGACTGGGAGATCCCATCGATCAGTCTGCAAACGGTAGAAGACCGCCGCGCATTCCTGCATAAAGAGCTGTCTCCTGAAAACAGTAAGAAGAACGAGTGGCTGGAAGACCTGAACCATGACGGCTCTCACGACTGGCGCGATCTTACCATAGAAAAAGAACTGGTATACCGGCTGGATGATGTCTCCGGTGATGGTGTGGCCGATCAGGCACAATTAGTCGTAAATGACTTTCACGATGAAGTGACCGACGTAGGTGGCGGTGTACTGAGCGATGGCGATGATCTCTATTTCGCCGTAGCCCCCGACCTGTGGCGTCTCAGGGATAAAAACCATGACGGCATTGCTGACGAAAAGACTTCTATCTCCCATGGATACGCGGTACACGTCGGCTTTAGCGGCCACGGGATGTCCGGTGTGGAAATGGGTCCTGATGGCCGTATCTACTGGCAGATAGGCGATATCGGCTTTAACGGCAAAGGTCCTGACGGGAAAGAATGGTCATTCCCCAACAGCGGTGTGCTGGCCCGCTCCAATCCCGATGGCAGCGACTTTGAGATCTTTGCCCACGGTATCAGAAACACACATGAATTTGCCTTTGATGAATATGGTAACATTATCAGTGAAGACAATGACGGTGACCACCCGGGTGAAAAAGAACGTCTCGTATATCTCGTGAATGGTAGTGACCAGGGATGGCGCGCTAACTGGCAATACGGTAAATACAACGATCCTGATAACAACACCTACAAAGTTTGGATGGACGAAAAAATGTACCTGCCCCGCTTCGAAGGACAGGCGGCTTACATCACACCCTGCATCAGCAACTTCGTAAGTGGCCCTGCCGGTTTCGTTTATAATCCGGGTACGGCTTTAGGCCCTGCCTACAAGAACACCTTCTTCGTAGCAGAATTCGTAGGTAACCCTTCCAACTCTGGTGTACACGCCTTTAAGCTCAACCCGAAAGGTGCTTCCTTCGAATTGGGTGAACATAAAAAAGTACTCGGCGGCATACTGGCTACCGGTATCGACTTTGGTCCCGATGGCGCCCTGTATGTAGCAGACTGGATCGACGGCTGGGGCACACACAACTACGGTCGTATCTGGAAACTGGATGATAAAACTGGTGCTGCATCCGCGGAGCGTAAAAATACCAAAGCGCTGCTGGCAGCCGACTTCAGTTCACGTAAGGAAGATGACCTGGCCGCACTTCTCAGCAATCCGGATATGCGTGTACGTATGAAGGCACAGTTCGAACTGGTAAAACGTAAAGACAAAGGAGTCCCCCTGTTTGAACAGGCGCTGAAACAAACTGATCATCAGCTGGCAAGAGTACACGCCATCTGGGGATTAAGTCAGCTGGCCCGTCAGGATAAAAAATACGCGAAAGTACTACTGCCATTGCTGCAGGACAGTGATCCTGAGATCCGTGCACAGGCAGCAAAATGGCTGGGCGACATCCGTTATAAAGAAGCCGGTCCTGCACTGGTACCTATATTAAAAGATACTGCCAGCCGTGCACGTTTCTTTGCGGCAGAAGCACTGGGCAGAATAGCCTACGCGCCGGCGGTGCAACCACTCATCGCCTTCCTCGAAGCGAATAATGATGTAGATGCCTATCAGCGTCATGCCGGTGCATTAGCACTCTCCCGTATCGGTCAGCCGGCCCCCCTGGTAGCGCTGGCCAACAGTCCTTCCCGCGCACTGCGCATTGCAGCAGTTGTGGCGCTCAGAAGAATGAGTCACCCGGGACTGGCTGCATTTGTAAATGATAAAGACGAATTCGTAGCAACAGAAGCAGCCCGCGCCATCAACGATGACCTGTCGGTGAAAGATGCGTTGCCTGCGTTAGCGAATCTGCTCGTCACCACCAGCTTTAAAAACGAAGCCCTGATCCGTCGTGCGATCAACGCCAACCTGCGACTCGGGACGGACAGCGCATTGCATAACCTGGTCACCTATGCACAGCAAACCGGTAGTCCGGCAGCGATGCGTGCGGAAGCCATCGACGCGTTAAGTGTATGGGCAAAACCATCGGTACTTGACCGTGTAGATGGCCGACTGCGGGGTGAAATAAAAAGGAATGCGGCGCCTGCGGTAAGCCTCTCTACCTCTCCGCTGATCGCCCTGCTGAAGGATAAGGAATTGCCGGTACGTATCAGTGCAGCAAAAGCAATTGCCAAACTGCAGATCAAACAAGCTGGCGCAGCCCTGCTCGCAGGTGTGAAAGCAGATAAAGACGCTGACATGCGTGTGGCCTCTCTGAGAGCACTTGTAGACCTTCAGGATGCTGGTGTGGAACAGGGCATCACCCTGGCCCTGAGCGACAGAGAAAAAACAGTGCGCGTGGCCGGTCTGGATATGCTGGGGAAACTACACATCTCTGAAGGTGTCATGGTTAACCTGCTGATGGGTGTGATCGCCAACAAGACCGCCGAAGAGAAACAGGCCGCTTTGCTCACATTAGGTAAACTGCCTGCGCAGTATACGGAAAAACCGCTCGGTGAACTATTAACCAAAATGTCTACCGGTAAACTTGATCCGGATATCTATCTTGAACTGGGTGAAGCGATCGATAGTAGTCGTTCCGCTACGCTGATCGCTCAATACAAGGCTGTGAACAGCAAAATGTCGCCGGACGACCTGATGGCTTCTTATAATAGTTGCCTGCAGGGGGGTGATCCAGGACGCGGCAGACACATTTTCTTCGATAACCAGAACTCACAGTGTATGCGCTGCCACTCATATGACGACAAAGGCGGCAATGCGGGCCCACGGTTAAATGGTGTAGCCAGCCGTATTACAAGAGAACAGATCTTACAGGCGCTCATCTCTCCGAGTGCACGGCTGGCACCCGGATTTGGTATGGTAACGCTGGACCTGAAGGATGGAAAGAAAGTGACAGGGATACTCCAGGGAGAGACTAAGTCAAGTCTGACCATCAAAGAAGGACAGACAGAACGTACCATTCCGGCTGATCAGATCACCAACAAGAAATACGCGCAGTCGAGCATGCCAGACATGAAACTGTTACTTTCAAAAAAAGAGATCAGGGATGTGGTGAGCTTCCTGGCAGAACAGAAAACAGACAATTAA